Proteins encoded by one window of Archaeoglobus veneficus SNP6:
- a CDS encoding ArsA family ATPase, with amino-acid sequence MEPRIILFTGKGGVGKTTVAAATAIKAAKLGYKTLVISTDPAHSLADSFACTLNPYPTKINENLYGMEVNVEYELERHWNTIKEYLTLFFKSQGIEDVVAEELAIFPGFDELASLLHLLRFYEKKEYDAIILDCAPTGETLRLLSVPEVAKWYMNRFFGIERKVLKLVKPIAEPIIDVPLPSDEVLDKIQELYTRISKLKDILESEATTVRIVMNPERMVIRESERAFTYLNLFGYRVDCVVVNKIFPRQAGEYFARWLEIQESYLKEIEEKFPLPILRIPFKSTEVSGELLNEIAEELYGERDPIEVFHREKPMSVEKEGEDFVLAIKAPFVEKEQLKLFKRGEELVVVAGQWKRIIFLPQSLAIREPVGASFKNGELRIKFR; translated from the coding sequence ATGGAACCGAGGATTATCCTTTTCACTGGCAAGGGCGGGGTTGGAAAGACGACAGTCGCGGCTGCTACAGCCATCAAGGCAGCAAAACTCGGCTACAAAACCCTCGTAATCTCAACTGACCCTGCTCATAGCCTTGCAGACTCCTTTGCGTGCACACTCAATCCCTACCCAACCAAAATCAACGAGAACCTGTACGGAATGGAGGTTAACGTAGAATACGAGCTGGAAAGACACTGGAATACGATAAAGGAGTATCTCACACTCTTCTTCAAGTCACAGGGCATAGAGGACGTCGTTGCAGAGGAACTTGCCATATTCCCCGGCTTCGACGAACTTGCGAGCCTGCTACACCTCCTCCGATTTTACGAGAAGAAAGAGTACGACGCAATAATCCTTGACTGTGCGCCAACGGGTGAGACATTGCGCTTGCTCAGCGTACCAGAGGTAGCAAAGTGGTACATGAACCGTTTCTTCGGCATAGAGAGAAAAGTTCTGAAACTTGTCAAGCCCATTGCCGAGCCGATTATAGACGTTCCGCTGCCCAGCGATGAAGTTCTGGACAAAATTCAGGAGCTTTACACTCGTATAAGCAAGCTCAAAGATATACTCGAAAGCGAGGCCACGACTGTTAGAATCGTCATGAATCCAGAAAGAATGGTCATAAGAGAGTCTGAGAGGGCGTTCACGTATCTGAACCTCTTCGGTTACCGCGTTGACTGCGTCGTGGTGAACAAGATATTCCCCAGACAGGCGGGTGAGTACTTCGCAAGGTGGCTGGAGATTCAGGAGAGCTACCTGAAAGAGATAGAAGAGAAGTTCCCGCTGCCGATACTCCGCATTCCCTTCAAGTCGACTGAGGTTTCGGGAGAACTGCTGAACGAGATCGCAGAGGAGCTCTATGGAGAAAGAGATCCCATCGAAGTATTCCACAGAGAGAAGCCCATGAGCGTTGAAAAGGAGGGCGAAGATTTCGTTCTCGCGATAAAGGCACCATTCGTTGAAAAAGAACAGCTCAAACTCTTCAAGAGAGGAGAAGAGCTCGTCGTCGTTGCGGGACAATGGAAGCGCATAATCTTCCTTCCACAAAGCCTCGCCATAAGGGAGCCGGTGGGAGCAAGCTTTAAGAACGGAGAACTCAGAATTAAGTTCAGGTGA
- a CDS encoding LAGLIDADG family homing endonuclease produces the protein MLSSPETWKEFFEIYYRDELNKLADSVELNGSRSLYVNFLKDLAIFREGRLAEELLDMPDVVMRHANEGLAIAENIHDVSLEGCVARFTNLPLSRRILIRDLRSEHIAKFVAIEGIVRKVTEVRPKVVRAAFACSSCGKVVHVDQEDAQLKPPFECRACKGKRFVFLPEESISIDSQRIRIQEYPENLRGGEQPQQIDVMLEGDLTGRVNPGDRVIINGIVRAKPRLIGQRKLAHMDIHLEGNSIEILQQEYEEFEITEEDRKRIIELSEDPRIYEKIVASIAPSIYGHEDIKLAIALQLFGGVPKKLPDGTEIRGDIHVLLVGDPGVAKCVDYNTEVLLSDGSLVKIGDLVNSELRNGKIRKIDDGVYAETNLDIISLDSRFLKSRICRADIVWKRKAPETMYKIRTKTGRMIRVTPTHPFFTIKNGRFVTVRAKDLNKGDLIAAPRTIPVFGSPQPLPNSFEKSKSNNAVRLKLPEKTSPEFWRFIALFIAEGYAQKSESGCATVFFTNNDEKLLSEFLMYAKKLGLNPNVRNPHKGKSAREVIVPGVELYNFFELLGIVGKSREKRVPDLLFKCSRDEIRAFLSAFFDAEASVDRKKPKITVTSASQELLRQIQHLLLRFGIISQLHETQSRATNSRTPEMRTYFRLTITGENALKFVREIGFTVDCKRSLCVWQTKKTNPNLDVVPDLSVLLRETRRLLGLTQSECGVERTTYQHLERGDRKPSRDTLTKVVKAFRKRVDENGHDVRAEFNVKFLELLADSDIFWDEVVEITTYRPEHPYVYDLQVLEHHNFIANDIFVHNSQILRYVHRIAPRSVYTTGKGTTTAGLTATATRDEYDGRWTLEAGALVLADKGVALVDEIDKMRSEDRSALHEAMEQQSYHPSFEITLADGSKHKIGEFVDRLFEKFPERKVKGIDCEILRTDDLGIEILTTDFGGVFKTRVDRVSRHKAPDYFVRIKYSNGREILVTPEHPVFVFRDGKITTVEASKVKAGDFAPAVISCEFEGRSELQKHVSRGRKEVTLPDSVDECFATFLGFFASEGYSFAGSSMEVGLSNTNSAVILEMKEAMQKSFGVEPIDYTGVNRTLRLVSKPVYEFMHINFPELMRKSKRKRIPASILSADLDTRVAFLRAAFMGDGSVESEALCYRTSSRGLAEDYQDLLLTLGIHSRIVVDSSTNSYKVYITGDCLERFVEMVLKEIKGQNEKVKWLIERSKRNLRKRELRSRSLTSLTKHDVLPPYVGELIKACLKKLGMKYDGYFHEHLIGNYGVNRIIVERYIEAIERRIEEVEGSLDAQSLRELREKLGYSQQRVAELIGVTRSTIDYAERGGYSEEKRKTLLQKLRIGIKQVISEVRESLEKVKAMEKFRWLRIKEVEIVPNEGEYRTDWVYDVTVEPTHTFISHGLVLHNTVSVAKAGINAVLRARCALLGAANPKYGRFDRYAPIAEQIDLSPTLLSRFDLIFVLTDDPDEVRDRMLAEHILKTHELGEKLEKLKNIVSTEYTKEELEAQAEEITPAIDPELLRKYIAYSKRTVFPVLTEEAKERIIDFYVSLRSKAKDNSAVPVTARQLEALIRLAEASARLRLSDYVTAEDVERVIRIVRKSLEQIAIDPETGEIDIDYAFTGTSKSQRDKIMIIRKIVEELESMHEKGAPEEEILRMAEEEGINPHKAKEILSKMKERGDIYSPRIGYYRVVRRD, from the coding sequence ATGCTCAGCAGCCCCGAAACTTGGAAGGAATTTTTCGAAATTTACTACCGAGACGAGCTAAACAAGCTTGCAGACAGCGTTGAGCTTAACGGCTCGCGCTCTCTTTACGTTAACTTCCTGAAGGATCTGGCCATATTCAGAGAAGGCAGACTCGCGGAAGAGCTACTTGACATGCCCGATGTGGTGATGAGGCACGCGAACGAAGGATTAGCAATTGCTGAAAACATCCACGACGTAAGCCTCGAAGGATGCGTTGCTCGCTTCACGAACCTTCCTCTTTCCCGCAGAATTCTCATCAGAGATCTCAGGAGTGAGCACATTGCGAAGTTCGTTGCAATCGAAGGCATCGTGAGAAAAGTTACGGAAGTGAGACCGAAGGTAGTAAGAGCAGCATTCGCGTGCAGCAGTTGCGGAAAGGTTGTTCACGTCGATCAGGAAGATGCTCAGCTCAAACCGCCGTTTGAATGCAGAGCATGTAAAGGTAAGAGGTTTGTTTTCCTGCCTGAGGAGAGCATTTCCATAGACAGCCAGCGCATACGTATCCAGGAGTATCCGGAGAATTTGAGGGGAGGAGAACAACCCCAGCAGATAGACGTGATGCTTGAGGGCGATTTGACTGGCAGGGTCAATCCAGGAGATAGGGTCATCATTAACGGAATCGTGAGAGCGAAGCCGAGGCTAATAGGGCAAAGGAAACTTGCGCACATGGACATACACCTTGAGGGTAACTCCATAGAGATTCTGCAGCAGGAATACGAGGAGTTCGAGATTACCGAAGAAGACAGAAAACGCATAATCGAACTGAGCGAAGATCCGAGGATATACGAAAAGATTGTGGCGTCCATCGCTCCATCCATCTACGGTCACGAGGACATAAAGCTCGCCATAGCTCTGCAGCTCTTTGGTGGTGTGCCGAAAAAATTGCCTGATGGAACTGAAATCAGGGGAGATATTCACGTTCTGCTCGTTGGAGACCCTGGAGTCGCCAAATGTGTTGACTACAACACGGAGGTCCTGCTTTCAGATGGAAGTCTTGTAAAGATTGGGGATCTCGTCAACAGCGAGTTGAGAAACGGAAAAATCAGGAAGATAGACGATGGAGTTTATGCTGAGACGAATCTCGACATAATTTCGCTCGATTCTCGCTTTCTGAAATCAAGAATATGTAGAGCAGACATCGTCTGGAAGAGGAAAGCTCCTGAGACAATGTATAAAATAAGGACTAAAACTGGTAGAATGATCAGGGTTACGCCCACTCATCCCTTCTTTACGATAAAGAACGGTAGGTTCGTTACTGTCAGAGCTAAAGACTTGAATAAGGGCGACTTAATCGCAGCTCCAAGGACGATTCCCGTGTTTGGCTCTCCACAACCACTGCCAAACTCTTTTGAGAAATCTAAATCAAACAACGCCGTAAGGCTAAAGCTCCCGGAAAAGACATCCCCAGAGTTCTGGAGGTTCATAGCGCTATTTATTGCCGAGGGATATGCTCAGAAATCGGAAAGTGGCTGCGCGACTGTATTCTTCACAAACAACGACGAGAAGCTCCTCAGCGAGTTTTTAATGTATGCTAAGAAGCTCGGCTTGAATCCGAATGTGAGAAACCCACATAAAGGTAAGAGTGCAAGAGAGGTCATAGTTCCGGGAGTTGAACTTTATAACTTCTTTGAACTCCTCGGTATTGTTGGCAAGTCGAGGGAGAAGAGAGTCCCCGATTTACTCTTTAAGTGCAGTAGGGATGAGATTAGGGCATTTTTATCGGCTTTCTTCGATGCAGAAGCGAGCGTGGACAGAAAAAAGCCGAAAATCACTGTGACTTCCGCTTCGCAGGAGCTTCTCAGACAGATACAGCACCTTCTGCTGAGGTTCGGTATAATCTCTCAGCTACATGAAACTCAGAGCAGGGCGACAAACTCACGAACTCCGGAAATGAGAACATATTTCAGGCTTACAATTACGGGAGAGAATGCTCTGAAGTTCGTCAGAGAAATAGGATTCACGGTGGATTGCAAGAGGTCGCTCTGCGTGTGGCAGACTAAAAAGACAAATCCCAATTTAGATGTCGTGCCGGACCTCTCGGTGCTCCTTAGAGAGACGAGGAGGTTACTTGGCCTTACACAATCAGAATGTGGTGTGGAGCGCACAACATACCAGCACTTGGAGAGGGGAGATAGGAAGCCTTCGAGAGACACTCTTACAAAAGTTGTTAAGGCGTTCAGAAAGAGGGTTGATGAGAACGGGCACGATGTCCGGGCCGAGTTCAACGTCAAGTTTCTCGAACTGCTTGCAGACTCGGACATATTTTGGGACGAAGTCGTCGAGATTACAACCTACAGGCCTGAACATCCGTACGTTTACGACCTACAGGTTTTGGAACATCACAACTTCATAGCAAACGACATATTCGTCCATAACAGCCAGATACTCCGCTACGTGCACCGTATTGCTCCAAGGAGCGTATACACAACAGGTAAGGGTACAACCACTGCAGGTTTGACTGCCACAGCAACTCGCGACGAATACGATGGCCGCTGGACGCTTGAAGCCGGAGCCTTAGTGCTGGCTGATAAGGGAGTAGCCCTTGTTGACGAGATTGACAAGATGAGGAGTGAAGACAGAAGCGCTTTGCATGAGGCGATGGAGCAGCAGAGCTACCACCCCTCGTTCGAGATAACACTTGCAGATGGCTCCAAACACAAGATTGGTGAGTTTGTAGATAGGCTTTTCGAGAAATTCCCCGAAAGAAAAGTAAAAGGCATTGACTGCGAAATTCTGAGAACCGACGATTTGGGGATAGAGATACTTACGACGGACTTCGGCGGAGTATTTAAGACAAGAGTAGATAGGGTCAGCAGGCATAAAGCACCGGACTACTTTGTGAGGATAAAGTACTCCAACGGGAGGGAAATTCTGGTTACTCCGGAACACCCGGTCTTTGTGTTCAGAGATGGAAAGATAACGACCGTTGAAGCTTCAAAGGTTAAGGCAGGCGATTTTGCTCCAGCTGTGATAAGTTGTGAGTTTGAAGGTCGTAGTGAGTTACAGAAACACGTATCAAGAGGTAGAAAAGAAGTTACCCTTCCAGATAGCGTCGATGAATGCTTCGCTACATTCTTAGGCTTCTTTGCATCCGAGGGTTACAGCTTCGCAGGATCATCTATGGAGGTTGGGTTGTCCAATACTAACTCGGCAGTCATACTGGAAATGAAAGAAGCCATGCAAAAGTCCTTTGGAGTTGAACCAATCGACTACACGGGTGTGAACAGGACGTTGAGGCTCGTTTCAAAACCCGTTTACGAGTTCATGCACATCAATTTCCCAGAACTCATGAGAAAAAGTAAGAGAAAGAGAATTCCGGCAAGTATTTTGTCTGCCGATTTGGATACCAGAGTTGCTTTTTTGAGAGCAGCATTTATGGGCGATGGTAGCGTTGAAAGCGAAGCTTTGTGCTACAGAACCTCGTCAAGGGGGTTGGCAGAAGACTACCAGGATTTGCTCCTAACTCTGGGCATCCATTCGAGGATAGTAGTTGATAGTTCAACAAACTCCTACAAGGTGTATATTACAGGAGATTGTCTTGAAAGGTTTGTTGAGATGGTTCTTAAGGAGATTAAAGGACAGAACGAGAAAGTAAAATGGCTCATCGAAAGGAGCAAAAGAAACCTGAGAAAACGTGAACTTCGTTCACGGTCGTTAACTTCGTTAACGAAACACGACGTTTTACCGCCATACGTTGGAGAACTGATTAAGGCTTGTCTGAAAAAGCTCGGGATGAAGTATGATGGATACTTCCACGAGCACTTGATTGGCAACTACGGTGTAAACAGGATTATCGTAGAGAGATATATAGAGGCAATTGAAAGGCGAATTGAGGAAGTTGAGGGCAGTTTAGATGCACAATCTCTTAGAGAGTTGCGAGAAAAGCTAGGCTACTCCCAGCAGAGGGTAGCAGAGCTGATAGGCGTCACGAGAAGCACAATTGATTACGCTGAGAGAGGAGGTTATTCTGAAGAGAAAAGAAAGACCTTACTTCAGAAGTTGAGAATAGGAATCAAACAGGTAATTTCCGAGGTCAGAGAAAGCTTGGAGAAAGTCAAAGCGATGGAAAAGTTCAGATGGCTGAGAATAAAAGAAGTCGAGATTGTTCCCAACGAGGGTGAATACAGAACTGATTGGGTATACGATGTTACCGTGGAGCCGACACACACTTTCATAAGCCACGGGCTGGTATTGCACAACACTGTTAGCGTAGCAAAGGCAGGAATAAACGCAGTTCTGAGAGCGAGATGTGCCCTGCTTGGAGCAGCAAATCCGAAGTACGGCAGGTTCGACCGTTATGCCCCCATTGCAGAGCAGATTGATCTCTCGCCAACGCTGCTTTCCCGTTTTGACCTCATATTTGTACTAACGGATGATCCGGACGAGGTGCGAGACAGAATGCTTGCAGAACACATTCTGAAGACGCACGAGCTGGGTGAGAAGCTTGAGAAGCTGAAGAACATAGTTTCGACGGAATACACGAAGGAGGAACTTGAGGCGCAGGCAGAAGAAATAACACCAGCCATAGATCCCGAGCTGCTGCGAAAGTACATAGCTTACTCGAAGCGCACGGTGTTTCCCGTTTTGACTGAAGAGGCAAAGGAGAGAATAATTGATTTCTACGTATCGCTGCGTTCGAAGGCAAAGGATAATTCAGCAGTTCCTGTAACGGCAAGACAGCTCGAGGCGCTGATAAGACTTGCTGAAGCCTCTGCAAGGCTCAGACTGAGCGACTACGTAACGGCTGAAGATGTGGAGAGGGTGATCAGGATAGTCAGGAAGAGTCTCGAGCAGATAGCCATCGACCCGGAGACAGGCGAGATAGACATAGACTACGCGTTCACAGGCACGTCGAAGAGTCAGAGAGACAAAATCATGATCATAAGAAAGATCGTTGAGGAACTTGAGTCGATGCATGAGAAGGGCGCTCCTGAAGAGGAAATTCTGAGGATGGCCGAAGAGGAGGGCATAAATCCCCACAAAGCCAAAGAGATCCTGAGCAAGATGAAGGAGAGGGGTGACATCTACAGCCCGCGTATTGGATACTACCGGGTTGTGAGGAGGGATTGA